In Crinalium epipsammum PCC 9333, the genomic window ACAAGATTGAGTGGCAGTTTAAGACGACGCAGAGATGCGATCGGCACAAGCTAACTTTGTTATCGGAATGCCCAAATTGTAAGGCAAGGTTTAAGATTCCAGCTTTATGGGCAGATGGATGGTGTCATCGTTGTTTTACAACGTTTGCAGAGATGAGCAAATCTCACAAGGAACTTGTTTAGTTAGAAGCTCATTCTACCAATTTGAATATTACCCAACGAACATTTTTGTATTTCATGTTTAGCGAACTAAAAGCTTGCTTTGGTTCCTTGCAGTTGAAATTACATTCAAATTTGCGGTAAAAACTTTAATACCAGGAACGGTTGCATAATCACCATCATCAGTAATTACTTGAACAATTCCTGCTTTGTCCATTGCTTCAAGAATTAGTAAATCGTAGCCATCAAGCAGTTGAGTTTGAAGCCTATTTAAACAAGTATTAGTAATAGTTTCATTAACTGTTATATCAGTTGAAACAGCGATAGATGTAACTTGGCTCCAAGAAGCTTGAATCTCAGCAATCACATTAGCTCTTTCTGCTGGATAATTATGGCGGTATTCCTTAGCTTTCAAGGTAGAGGAAAATATTTCTTTTTGTGTCTGCTCAATGTTGTGTGCTAATTCTGCCAATGAAAGACCGCAGTATAAAAGCAATGAGTTAGCAGAAATGGCTTTGGCAATGTAGGAAGGATACTCTGTAATCTGATAAGAATGAGATGAAATACTGGCATTAGTATAGGTATACCAATACCAGGCGTTTGTATCTACTAAGAAAATATCATTATTTTTCGGAGCGTCAGACCGGATATTAACCACTTCAGCCTGAACTGTGTAGTTGACTGGCATTACTGTGTATTTGCTTGTTCGCTGATAACTTGGTCTACTCTATTACGGAAATCAGGGTCGGAGTAATACCGTTTTGAATTTTCGATTACTAGCTTGAGTATTTGCTTACCAACTGTATTTAGATTGGAGAACTTGAGCAGGCGATTTAGCGTTTCTGGCTCAATATCCCGAAGTAACTGTCCAATAGCAAAGTTAAAGAACGGGGAAGCAACAATTTCTACTCCTGCAAAGTCTAGCTCAACTTCATGAAGAGCTAATAATTCTGGATGCACTAAATCGTACACTTTCTGACCATCGCCAGGTGTAATACAGTTTTTGCCTATTAGGGTTCGGATTTCGTGTTTCATAGTCCGTACATTACCCTTAAAACAACGGCTCGTCATCTGGTTCAAGCTCCAAAGCATAATACGATTCGTCGCACAAGAGTGTAATATTTACCAGTGTTCCTCCAAAAAAACTTGGTCTCTTTTCGTAAACTTCCTGTTGTTTATCTATTGTCGCACATCCATCATTGCTTAGTATTTGAAGTTTTCCCTTATTTATATGAACGAATTGTTTTAAATAGTCAAGACCAATACCACCCGTCACTCGTCCACCCCTAGTAGTAGTCCCCTTTTGAAATGCCCATTGCAATGCTTGGTCTGCTGGCAAGTTGGGATTTTTCTGGAAATCGCGCACATTTTGAGGGATTCCTACGCCAAAGTCAACTACACTCAGTTTGAGTTCGCCTAGATTGGGATAGTGCTGTCCGCAACTGAATACACCAATTTCTGTTCGACCGTGTTCAAAAGCGTTGGCATAGATTTCCCAAGCAGTTGATACAATCACAGACCTTAATAAATCACTGATGTGAACCCAGTCTTTACCTAGCCATTGTTCTGCTAGATAGTGAGTTAAACCATCTATATCCTGATATCGGTCTTCTCTGTAGGGAATGGAGTTTCCTTGCCAAGGTTCCTCTCCACTGTTAAAGGCATACATAAATCCGTTTTGTTTGAGGTTCATACGAACATGATTTTTCACTGTGTCCCAGTCAAAGATGACCTTACCGCCGCGTGACTCAATCAGTCGAGCTAAACCACCCAAAAATGCAACTGCATTTTGTCGTAAAAAGAAACACTGGGAAAAGTCAAAAATTACTTCCTTTGTATTTTCTTGAACTTGTGTCCACAGTTGAAATAAGCGGTCAAAATCTTTTGCTTTATCGTTAATAGTCGGAACTGTAACAATGAGGCTCACAATAGTAATTGTAAAGCGTTAACTAACATAATAATAGATACAAATAACTGATGAGGCTGTTGAGAATTGAGCCTCAAGCCAGTTTTCTCACAGTTCCCCATTAAAGGCTTTGCCAAGTATAGAAGGTAACAAGGCATTAAGTTCTTTTAGTGCATCTTCTCTGTATCGTTTCATCGTGTCTACTTTGGTTTGCAGTTGATTGAGGTAGGCAACGATGCGATCTTGTTCCGCAAGAGACGGAACTGGAATTTGAAAATTTAATAGCTTTGATGTTTCTAGCTTCCTTGTATCATGTGTAGATTTTTCTACTAACTCTAAAAGTGAATCATTGAACGCCCAAAGAACATAGCATAAAAACTCAGGTTTAATATCTTCTTTAGGAAGTAGAGCTTTCATGTCTTGATTAATAGCGGCTAGTACTCTTAGAACTGCTGAAGGAACAGTGTGAGCAAGAATCATACCCCGTACAACAATTAACACTGCACCTGGTTCAATTCCTTGGGTGATACCCAAGGAATTGAACCTTGCCAAAAAAAAGGATTTTCTTTAGATGGAGTGCCACCTCCTTGTACTGTAATTAACTGGCGTAGAGGTTCCTTAACTGTTTGAGCTAAATGTGTAAAAATATCTTTGGCGATCGCTCTCCAAAGCATATTAGTTTCTTCATTTGCTTGTTGACGTAGCGATCGCGCTTCCTCAATCTTCCCCACCAGTTCCTCAACTCGCGCCACAATCCGCCGTTGTTCCTCTAGTGGTGGTAGGGGAATTTGCATGGAAAGAAATTTTGATTCTTGTAAATATAAACGATTTGTAGTTCCGTCACTTGCCCTAATACAGAAATCAGTAAAAAGTGACGTTTTTGTTAAATAGTCTAGATACTGAATATCGAGCAGTTCATGATTTACATCAAAAGCCCAAAAGTTGCCTGTTATAATTGCTCCGTTACAGTCATTTGGTACAATTCCAAAAGCACCATTGCGAGCATCAATTTTAGATAAAACAAGCTGACCTGCTTTAATAATAAATTGTTTTTTTGTACCTATTTCACTTCCTGTAACGCGATCACGTATCAAGATACCTTGATTATTCATTCGTATAGTAATGCGTGTATAACTATCTATTTCCTGTATATCAATTTCATACTTACGCCGCGTCAAAACTTTACTCAGCGGCATCATATACATAGCTTTACTCATTTCAATTCCCAGCCAAAACTTGCTTAATCTCTGCCATAATTTCAGCTACACGCCTATCCTTATCTAAGATATCAGCCACTAACTGTTCAGGCGGTAAATGCTCAAAATCCTGCTGATTATTCGGATTTTTGCGGTCAAGATTATAAATTACCCAGTAAATAGCATCCCCTTTAGCCTTCTCATTTTTAGCAATTTCGCGCTGAATTTGCTCCTCAATTTGAGCCTGTTTCACCTCATCCTTGACTACCTGAATCTTATTTTTAATCTGTGCAACTTCTTTCGGTGGCGAAAAGTCCAAAATGGAATTTTGTAAATATTGAATTTTCTCAGCTAATTCCTTAACTGTTTTTGCAAGCTTATTAGCTGTTTCCTCTGCTTTCTTAGCAGCATCCCAATGAGGCGTTGCTTCTTTTATCGCCTGATTATAAGCTTCCCGAAAGTTATACTTATAAGCCTGGCGATTCTCTTCTCGATTCTTCCACCATGCCACACATTCAACAAAATCTTCATCCTGTATCGGCTTAGTTTTGGTGTAAGTTTTCCGTCCTTCTGGTAAAGGTAACTCATAGTACCAAATCTTCAGGGGGCGACCACGCCGCTAAAGCGGCTGGTCTATAAGGTTTACGGCTCTTAAGCCTCTTTGATAAAATGGCTTTTTATTCGCAATAAGGTTAAGCATTTCCTCTACCCATGGTTGGCACTCATGAAAACTAACCAACCAAGTTTCCCCGTATAAACCAATCCAAAAGTTACTATGTCTTCTGCGGGTTCTACCTTTTTCAGTTAGACGACAAATATATTTTTGTTGTCCCTTAGCTTGTATCCTTTGACCATGTAACCATGCGGAAGTCATGGCTAAAGCTATTAAAAGAATTAACTTTATTAATCGATCAGGTGAGGTTTGGGAATCCTCAAGGTTATAGCCTCCAGTTTTACAATCCTTAAACATAGCTTCTATACCATAACGTTGCTTGTAGATGTTAGTAGCACTGTTCAAACAAGGAAGATTGGTTAATAAATACCAAGGCTCTTTCTCCTGTTTTCCTTTATACTTCCGTTTCCAATAAGCTGCCAAATTGAAACGATTAAAACCTTTTTTTTGAGTTAAACTAATATGAGGATAGAATAAACGGATACCTGGTTGAATAGGAATATTACTTAACGGTTGAAACTTTTGTCTTTTCTCGCGAAAAGTTGTGTTACATTTTTGACGGAGTACAAAGCTCAGATGCTGACGATGTAACCATTGGGCTAGTTCTATGCTCTGAAACTCTCTGTCTCCAACAATCACTAATTTATATTTATTTAACAGTCGAATTACCGGACGTAATACTTGTTTTTGTTCTGCCAGATTGCAGGCACCCTTTTTATCTAACAATGTCCAGAATATGGGAAAAGCTCTTTTTTGGTAAATGGCGCTAACCATCAAGACATTATTTTCTCGCCATTGGGTTCTATCAATAGCAATAATTAGCTGAGTTCCAGCTTTAAGTTGACGATCAAGAATCTCTCTAACTAAGGGAAGCCACAGTGCAAGTATATTTAATGAACCCAAAGATAAAAAACGTTGAATATGGCGACGGCGACTGTTTTCTAAAATTGGCAATGGCAGGTTAGCCGCGAGTCTTTCTATTCGTACTTGTTTGTGAGATTGTAATAACCACACCAGCATCTTTAAGGTAATTAATTGTGCTGGCTTGAAATATCTTTCCAGGTATTTTTGATAAAATGATGGCAACATTTTTGATGTGGAATGCGTGTTAAGTGCGAGACCGTTCCTTTTTAACATAACTTAATAGTTTTTCTATCTTCAGAGCTTGTTGTCAATAAGCCGACGATTTTCTGCTGGGCGCTAAAGCGCCAAAACCTTAGCACATTAGGCTTTGGGGGCGCTTGTCGCCCCCTGAATACCAAATCTCATCCGTTTGTCCAGAACGGTCAAAAAATAACAAATTTGTGGGAATGCTAGTATAAGGTGCAAACACTCCGTTAGGTAAACGGACAATGGTATGCAGATTAAAATCCTTAAGTAAATCTTCCTTGAGTTTGGCGCAAGTATTATCCCCAAATAGCACCCCATTGGGAAATACTACTGCGGCGCGTCCTGGTTTTGGTTTTTGTTTGAGACGACGCATAATCAACTGAAGGAATAACAACGCCGTTTCTTTGGTTTGTCTATCTGGGGGAAAGTTATTTTTTATTCTGTCTTCTTCCTCACCCCCAAACGGCGGATTTGTGAGAATTACGTCTACCCAATCTTTTTCACCCATCTCCGAAAGGGTAAACCGCAGACTATTACCATCATCAATATCGGGATATTCAAACCCATGTAACAGCAAACTCATGTGCGCTAACATCAAAGGCAAGGATTTTGCCTCAGCGCCAATAATGCTTTTTTGCAGTATCTGCCAATCTTGGGCGCTACACTGTTTTTTCAGGTATTCATACGCCTCAACCAAAAAACCACCTGTTCCGCAAGCAGGGTCAAAAATGGTCTCCCCCAGTTTCGGTTCCATCACCTGCACGATAAAGCGCACTACCGGACGGGGGGTGTAAAACTCTCCCGAATCTCCCGCAGCGTCGCGCATTTCCTTCAGCATCGACTCATAAAGGGTGCTGAGGAGGTTCACTTCTTCTGATTTATCAAAGTGAATATCATTTACCTTATTCAGCACATCCCACAGCAAAGTCCCGCTAATCATGCGGTTAGTGACATCTTTGAAAACTTTGGCGATCACATCAGCGCGATCGCGTCCCGTTTTACTTTTAAGATTCCGCAAATAGGCGAGTAAACCTGCTCCTTTCGTGCCATCTGGTAAAATTGCCTCATCATTGTTGATGAAACTTTTTAAGCGATCGCCCGTAAAATTTTCATTAGCCGCCCAATCTCGCCAGCGAT contains:
- a CDS encoding IS4 family transposase translates to MLPSFYQKYLERYFKPAQLITLKMLVWLLQSHKQVRIERLAANLPLPILENSRRRHIQRFLSLGSLNILALWLPLVREILDRQLKAGTQLIIAIDRTQWRENNVLMVSAIYQKRAFPIFWTLLDKKGACNLAEQKQVLRPVIRLLNKYKLVIVGDREFQSIELAQWLHRQHLSFVLRQKCNTTFREKRQKFQPLSNIPIQPGIRLFYPHISLTQKKGFNRFNLAAYWKRKYKGKQEKEPWYLLTNLPCLNSATNIYKQRYGIEAMFKDCKTGGYNLEDSQTSPDRLIKLILLIALAMTSAWLHGQRIQAKGQQKYICRLTEKGRTRRRHSNFWIGLYGETWLVSFHECQPWVEEMLNLIANKKPFYQRGLRAVNLIDQPL
- a CDS encoding STAS-like domain-containing protein, yielding MKHEIRTLIGKNCITPGDGQKVYDLVHPELLALHEVELDFAGVEIVASPFFNFAIGQLLRDIEPETLNRLLKFSNLNTVGKQILKLVIENSKRYYSDPDFRNRVDQVISEQANTQ
- a CDS encoding ATP-binding protein is translated as MSLIVTVPTINDKAKDFDRLFQLWTQVQENTKEVIFDFSQCFFLRQNAVAFLGGLARLIESRGGKVIFDWDTVKNHVRMNLKQNGFMYAFNSGEEPWQGNSIPYREDRYQDIDGLTHYLAEQWLGKDWVHISDLLRSVIVSTAWEIYANAFEHGRTEIGVFSCGQHYPNLGELKLSVVDFGVGIPQNVRDFQKNPNLPADQALQWAFQKGTTTRGGRVTGGIGLDYLKQFVHINKGKLQILSNDGCATIDKQQEVYEKRPSFFGGTLVNITLLCDESYYALELEPDDEPLF
- a CDS encoding restriction endonuclease subunit S produces the protein MGITQGIEPGAVLIVVRGMILAHTVPSAVLRVLAAINQDMKALLPKEDIKPEFLCYVLWAFNDSLLELVEKSTHDTRKLETSKLLNFQIPVPSLAEQDRIVAYLNQLQTKVDTMKRYREDALKELNALLPSILGKAFNGEL
- a CDS encoding restriction endonuclease subunit S, whose product is MSKAMYMMPLSKVLTRRKYEIDIQEIDSYTRITIRMNNQGILIRDRVTGSEIGTKKQFIIKAGQLVLSKIDARNGAFGIVPNDCNGAIITGNFWAFDVNHELLDIQYLDYLTKTSLFTDFCIRASDGTTNRLYLQESKFLSMQIPLPPLEEQRRIVARVEELVGKIEEARSLRQQANEETNMLWRAIAKDIFTHLAQTVKEPLRQLITVQGGGTPSKENPFFWQGSIPWVSPKELNQVQC